The Deltaproteobacteria bacterium genome contains a region encoding:
- a CDS encoding RNA polymerase sigma factor, which translates to MQTLAREKAFELAGRSALSDEEVVRRVTGGEVQLFEVLMRRHNQRVYRSVRALVRDEAETEDVMQQAYLSAFVNLRQFVGAAKFSTWLVRIAVNEALGRLRRRSRFVTFDETVASEVEATGATETARAPNDPEVRAMASEMAQAVQRAVDALPEAYSIVFVLRDVEGMDTAATAEALGVSQDVVKTRLLRARAMLRGRLNETVGATFPEAFQFLVPRCDRMVARVLAAIEALPAATAARQ; encoded by the coding sequence ATGCAAACGCTGGCACGTGAGAAGGCATTCGAGCTCGCCGGGCGTTCTGCCCTGTCGGACGAAGAGGTGGTGCGGCGCGTGACGGGCGGGGAGGTCCAGCTCTTCGAGGTGCTGATGCGCCGCCACAACCAGCGCGTCTATCGCTCCGTGCGGGCCCTCGTGCGCGATGAAGCGGAGACCGAGGACGTGATGCAGCAGGCCTACCTCTCGGCCTTCGTGAACCTGCGGCAGTTCGTGGGCGCGGCGAAGTTCTCCACCTGGCTCGTGCGCATCGCGGTGAACGAGGCGCTCGGCCGCTTGCGGCGGCGGTCGCGCTTTGTCACCTTCGATGAGACCGTCGCGTCTGAGGTAGAGGCGACGGGCGCGACGGAGACCGCCCGCGCGCCGAACGACCCGGAGGTGCGAGCCATGGCGAGCGAGATGGCGCAGGCGGTGCAGCGTGCGGTCGACGCCCTCCCCGAGGCGTACAGCATCGTCTTCGTGCTGCGCGACGTGGAAGGGATGGACACCGCTGCCACGGCCGAGGCCCTCGGGGTCAGTCAGGACGTGGTGAAGACGCGCCTCTTACGCGCGCGCGCCATGCTGCGGGGACGGCTCAACGAGACGGTCGGGGCCACCTTCCCCGAGGCCTTCCAGTTCCTCGTCCCGCGCTGCGATCGGATGGTGGCGCGGGTGCTGGCCGCGATCGAGGCGCTCCCCGCAGCGACCGCCGCGAGACAGTAA
- a CDS encoding FecR domain-containing protein: MTTPPRTTDEARVAPLAELSGAQPSPAALRRIVSGALERTERPHTSLRLPVLALAVAGVAAFAGFVLRAAFERARPEGSSAPVATASVRRTPPPASRPLAPRGAEGPAPAASRRFTSGARSLAVALGPHRLELAPHSALRERSPEWKRAALTIEAGKVDFAVHKLGPEQSFIVQTEHLKVQVVGTRFTVEVDGPCTRVEVREGRVSVTPAQGAPLSLGAGERRTSCAPPDAAERLSAEERTVRRALAALRAPGELGRADALLASYLETYPAGLFAEEAHYHRVLVQERLGRRDQALVLARDFLRRFPRTDRAARLRVRLEKLRRE; this comes from the coding sequence ATGACGACGCCCCCGCGGACGACAGACGAGGCGCGCGTGGCGCCGCTGGCCGAGCTCTCCGGCGCGCAGCCGTCGCCGGCCGCGCTGCGCCGGATCGTCTCGGGGGCGCTCGAGCGAACGGAGCGTCCGCACACGAGCCTCCGGTTGCCGGTCCTGGCGCTCGCCGTCGCGGGCGTCGCGGCCTTCGCGGGCTTCGTTCTGCGCGCGGCCTTCGAACGCGCGCGGCCCGAGGGCTCGTCGGCGCCCGTTGCGACCGCTTCGGTCCGTCGCACGCCACCGCCCGCGTCGCGACCGCTTGCGCCTCGGGGGGCGGAAGGCCCGGCACCCGCGGCCTCGCGTCGCTTCACCTCCGGCGCCCGGTCGCTCGCCGTCGCGCTCGGCCCACACCGGCTCGAGCTCGCCCCGCATAGCGCGCTTCGGGAGCGCTCCCCGGAATGGAAGCGTGCTGCGCTCACCATCGAGGCCGGGAAGGTGGACTTCGCCGTGCACAAGCTCGGCCCCGAGCAGTCCTTCATCGTGCAGACCGAGCATCTGAAGGTCCAGGTGGTCGGGACCCGCTTCACCGTCGAGGTGGATGGCCCCTGCACGCGCGTGGAGGTCCGCGAAGGGCGCGTGTCGGTGACGCCGGCGCAGGGGGCTCCGCTGTCGCTCGGTGCCGGCGAACGCCGCACGAGTTGCGCGCCTCCCGACGCCGCCGAGCGTCTCTCGGCGGAGGAGCGCACGGTGCGTCGGGCCCTGGCCGCGCTGCGCGCCCCGGGAGAGCTCGGGCGAGCGGACGCCCTGCTCGCGAGCTACCTCGAGACCTATCCGGCCGGGCTCTTCGCCGAGGAGGCCCACTACCATCGGGTCCTCGTGCAGGAGCGCCTGGGTCGGCGCGACCAGGCGCTCGTCCTGGCGCGGGACTTCCTCCGTCGTTTTCCGCGCACCGATCGCGCGGCTCGCCTGCGGGTCCGGCTGGAAAAGCTGCGGCGCGAGTGA
- a CDS encoding HlyD family efflux transporter periplasmic adaptor subunit encodes MPHPFHRALRALGADGRAVWLGAVLLLLALGMGWAAWFLFARVTVTEVSAAARLEVERAPHPLELAAGGRLLRSRLVLGARVRAGEVLVELDAERERILLREERLRVQSVEAQLALLRQELRTGEAALGQYAKGTTQAMGESRAQQREAEAISRFAQQKSKELTGLTSEGLVSRLEGLAARAESERRLAEAEKLRLAIDRLSWSRKTSTQDRLMALQRLRRHAAALEGAAASARASMDRLSHEIERRRVRAPVDGRLGEVATLRVGAVLREGERVGVVLPDGGLKIVADFLPHAALGRVRPGQLAHLRLDGFPWTQFGVVHAKVSAVAGEVRAGRVRVELGVQPDPSSRIPLQHGLPGLVQVEIEELSPASLVARAAGRLLGRGVPR; translated from the coding sequence GTGCCCCACCCCTTTCATCGCGCGTTGCGGGCTCTCGGCGCCGACGGCCGCGCCGTGTGGCTCGGAGCGGTGCTGTTGCTCCTCGCCCTCGGTATGGGCTGGGCCGCCTGGTTTCTCTTCGCGCGGGTGACCGTGACGGAGGTGAGCGCCGCGGCTCGCCTGGAGGTGGAGCGCGCCCCGCATCCGCTCGAGCTGGCGGCGGGGGGGCGCCTGCTCCGGAGCCGCCTCGTCCTCGGGGCCCGCGTGCGAGCCGGTGAGGTGCTGGTCGAGCTGGACGCCGAGCGGGAGCGCATTCTTCTGCGCGAGGAGAGGCTCCGCGTGCAGAGCGTGGAGGCGCAGCTCGCGCTGCTCCGTCAGGAGCTCCGCACCGGGGAGGCCGCCCTCGGGCAATACGCGAAGGGCACGACCCAGGCCATGGGAGAATCGCGCGCCCAGCAGCGCGAGGCCGAGGCGATCTCGCGCTTCGCCCAGCAGAAGTCGAAGGAGCTGACGGGGCTCACCTCCGAGGGGCTCGTCTCGCGCCTGGAGGGGCTCGCCGCGCGCGCCGAGTCGGAGCGGCGGCTGGCCGAGGCGGAGAAGCTCCGGCTGGCCATCGACCGGCTGTCCTGGTCGCGCAAGACCAGCACGCAGGATCGCCTCATGGCGCTGCAGCGGCTCCGGCGGCACGCGGCGGCGCTCGAGGGCGCGGCAGCCTCGGCGCGGGCCTCGATGGATCGCCTGAGCCACGAGATCGAGCGGCGGCGGGTGCGTGCCCCCGTCGACGGACGCCTCGGGGAGGTGGCGACGCTCCGCGTGGGAGCGGTGCTCCGCGAGGGAGAGCGCGTCGGGGTGGTGCTCCCCGACGGGGGGTTGAAGATCGTGGCCGACTTCCTGCCGCACGCGGCGCTCGGACGGGTGCGCCCGGGACAGCTCGCGCACCTGCGCCTGGACGGCTTTCCCTGGACCCAGTTCGGCGTGGTCCACGCGAAGGTCAGCGCCGTGGCCGGCGAGGTGCGCGCGGGACGCGTGCGCGTGGAGCTCGGCGTGCAGCCCGATCCGAGCTCGCGCATCCCGCTGCAACACGGCCTGCCGGGGCTGGTGCAGGTGGAGATCGAGGAGCTCAGCCCCGCGAGCCTCGTCGCCCGCGCGGCGGGCCGGCTCCTCGGGCGCGGCGTCCCCCGATGA
- a CDS encoding ATP-binding cassette domain-containing protein codes for MSELDALRWPRARLGEALEALSHVSGLRSPGSRSEAPEGPSDEHEETLARWVAAAGEGLNLEARLERLTHDALGPELGRRAPLLLGPFAGEGHGLFAVASGSRRHAVLLGPDQELHRVAWSALGSAVAAPIEEPARRESQAVLSAAHVPEARRERALRLLVARRLAGKPVALAASLRLSASAPLSRQAAREGLGFGVAGWLGAQFGLAALRVLSFWLVGRWAFSGRFDAGWMTAWVLVVLSQIPLQAVASWLQGGLGIALGALLKRRLLLGALQSDPDLLRREGIGQLFGRVAEAQEVEQLALQGGLGAVATGGIELLFAAPVLLLGAAGLPHLLLLGLAIVLVWSAGRFYLRRRTAWTRARLGMTHELIEQMVGHQTRLAQEVPERWHRGEDEAVARYLHLSQRLDRAAVLLQPGLPRLFLVAGLVALFPRFFAGDTTATALAVSLGGLLLASSGLARAGFGALQLAGAAVAWRQLAPLDEAANRREAPGALLATAIEASSRPSGSSDGVRPAEPDLAVPVVQASDLVYRYREGAPPVLSGVDLTISRGDRLLLAGPSGSGKSTLAALLSGVRRAETGLLLARGLDRHSLGLSGWRRRVAAAPQFHENHIFSETFAFNLLMGRRWPPRAEDLAEAEELCHALGLGELLRRMPGGMLQLVGDTGWQLSHGEKSRVYLARALLQGAELVLLDESLAALDPENLERALRATMARAETLLVIAHP; via the coding sequence ATGAGCGAGCTCGACGCGCTCCGCTGGCCGCGCGCCCGCCTCGGCGAGGCGCTCGAGGCGCTGTCGCACGTCTCGGGCCTGCGCTCCCCGGGAAGCCGGAGCGAAGCGCCCGAGGGCCCCTCCGACGAGCACGAGGAGACGCTTGCCCGGTGGGTCGCGGCGGCGGGCGAGGGCCTGAACCTCGAAGCCCGCCTGGAGCGGCTCACCCACGATGCGCTCGGGCCCGAGCTCGGGCGGCGTGCGCCGCTCCTCCTCGGTCCGTTCGCCGGGGAGGGGCACGGCCTCTTCGCCGTGGCGAGCGGCTCGCGCCGCCACGCGGTGCTGCTCGGCCCCGACCAGGAGCTCCACCGCGTCGCCTGGTCCGCGCTGGGCTCGGCCGTCGCCGCGCCGATCGAGGAGCCCGCGCGCCGCGAGAGCCAGGCCGTCCTCTCTGCGGCGCACGTCCCCGAGGCGCGCCGCGAGCGCGCGCTGCGACTCCTCGTGGCCCGCCGCCTCGCGGGCAAACCCGTCGCCCTCGCCGCGTCGCTCCGGCTGTCCGCGAGCGCCCCGCTCTCCCGTCAGGCCGCGCGCGAGGGCCTCGGCTTCGGCGTGGCAGGCTGGCTCGGGGCGCAGTTCGGGCTCGCCGCGCTCCGGGTCCTCTCCTTCTGGCTCGTCGGGCGCTGGGCCTTCTCCGGTCGCTTCGACGCCGGCTGGATGACCGCGTGGGTCCTGGTCGTGCTCAGCCAGATCCCGCTGCAAGCCGTCGCGAGCTGGCTCCAGGGCGGACTCGGGATCGCACTCGGGGCGCTCCTCAAGCGCCGGCTCCTCCTCGGCGCGCTGCAGTCGGACCCCGATCTGCTCCGGCGCGAGGGGATCGGGCAGCTCTTCGGCCGCGTGGCCGAGGCGCAGGAGGTCGAGCAGCTCGCACTCCAGGGCGGCCTCGGAGCCGTGGCGACCGGAGGCATCGAGCTGCTCTTCGCAGCCCCCGTACTGCTGCTCGGCGCCGCAGGGCTGCCCCACCTGCTGCTGCTGGGCCTCGCCATCGTGCTCGTCTGGAGCGCCGGCCGCTTCTATCTCCGCCGCCGCACCGCCTGGACGCGCGCTCGCCTGGGCATGACCCACGAGCTCATCGAGCAGATGGTGGGTCACCAGACGCGCCTGGCCCAGGAGGTCCCCGAGCGCTGGCACCGCGGCGAGGACGAGGCGGTGGCCCGCTACCTCCACCTTTCGCAGCGCCTGGATCGCGCCGCCGTGCTGCTCCAGCCCGGCCTGCCGCGCCTCTTTCTCGTGGCCGGCCTCGTCGCGCTCTTCCCGCGCTTCTTCGCCGGCGACACGACGGCCACGGCGCTCGCGGTGAGCCTCGGCGGGTTGCTCCTCGCGAGCAGCGGCCTTGCCCGTGCGGGCTTCGGCGCCCTGCAGCTCGCCGGCGCTGCAGTGGCCTGGCGGCAGCTCGCGCCCCTCGACGAGGCGGCGAATCGGCGCGAGGCGCCGGGAGCGCTGCTCGCCACCGCCATCGAAGCTTCCTCGCGGCCAAGCGGCAGCTCCGACGGCGTTCGCCCCGCCGAGCCCGACTTGGCTGTGCCGGTCGTGCAGGCCTCCGACCTCGTCTATCGCTACCGCGAGGGCGCGCCGCCGGTCCTCTCCGGGGTGGACCTCACGATCTCGCGCGGGGACCGCCTGCTGCTCGCGGGTCCCTCGGGGAGCGGGAAGTCCACGCTCGCAGCGCTGCTGTCGGGCGTGCGTCGCGCGGAGACCGGGCTCCTGCTCGCCCGGGGCCTCGATCGCCATTCGCTCGGCCTCTCGGGCTGGCGTCGCCGCGTGGCCGCCGCGCCGCAGTTCCACGAGAACCACATCTTCAGCGAGACCTTCGCCTTCAACCTGCTCATGGGACGGAGGTGGCCGCCGCGGGCCGAGGACCTGGCCGAGGCCGAGGAGCTTTGCCACGCGCTCGGCCTGGGCGAGCTGCTCCGGCGCATGCCGGGAGGGATGCTCCAGCTCGTCGGGGACACCGGCTGGCAGCTCTCGCACGGGGAGAAGAGCCGGGTCTACCTCGCGCGGGCCCTGCTGCAGGGCGCAGAGCTCGTGCTGCTCGACGAGAGCCTCGCCGCGCTCGACCCCGAGAACCTGGAGCGTGCGCTGCGCGCGACCATGGCACGCGCGGAGACGTTGCTCGTCATCGCGCACCCCTGA
- a CDS encoding ADP-ribosylglycohydrolase family protein produces MAHRRTREHFHGCLLGGAVGDALGAPIEFDSLAEIRAKYGPAGLTDYVPAYGVPCAITDDTQLTLFTAEALLRADNERRLRGSTAPTDHARRAYLRWLHTQASPLRPEAGEPGFLLGVPEVFSRRAPGSTCLSALEAGGEGSLASPTNLSKGCGGVMRAAPVGLVRRSFCDPFAEGAAFAALTHGHPSGYLPAGFLAQLVFELAHGAALKEAITGTLPRLRTYPGHEETLAAVEAALALAARGGPRRPEELEALGGAWVGEEALAIGLTCALVARDFAHGVLLAVNHGGDSDSTGSVAGNLLGLLYGASGIPPAWRARVELGSVIEELAGDLHRHFGEGVPPEQALAPHGRAEDWLKFPGE; encoded by the coding sequence ATGGCGCATCGACGCACGCGCGAGCATTTCCACGGCTGCCTCCTCGGAGGGGCGGTGGGCGACGCGCTCGGCGCGCCGATCGAGTTCGATTCGCTGGCCGAGATCCGCGCGAAGTACGGGCCGGCGGGGCTCACCGACTACGTCCCCGCCTACGGCGTCCCCTGCGCGATCACCGACGACACGCAGCTCACGCTCTTCACGGCCGAGGCGCTGCTGCGCGCGGACAACGAGCGGAGGCTGCGCGGGAGCACCGCGCCGACCGACCACGCCCGCCGCGCCTACCTGCGCTGGCTCCACACGCAGGCCTCTCCGCTGCGCCCGGAGGCCGGTGAGCCCGGTTTTCTCCTCGGCGTGCCGGAGGTCTTTTCGCGGCGCGCGCCGGGATCGACCTGCCTGAGCGCGCTCGAGGCCGGCGGCGAGGGGAGCCTCGCGTCCCCCACGAACCTGAGCAAGGGCTGCGGGGGCGTGATGCGCGCGGCCCCGGTGGGCCTCGTGCGGAGGAGTTTCTGCGACCCCTTCGCGGAGGGGGCGGCCTTCGCCGCGCTCACCCACGGCCACCCCTCGGGCTACCTCCCGGCGGGCTTCCTCGCGCAGCTCGTCTTCGAGCTCGCGCACGGGGCTGCCCTGAAAGAGGCCATCACGGGGACGCTGCCGCGCCTTCGCACCTACCCGGGGCACGAGGAGACGCTCGCCGCGGTGGAGGCCGCGCTTGCGCTCGCCGCGCGCGGCGGACCCCGGCGTCCCGAGGAGCTCGAGGCCCTCGGCGGGGCGTGGGTCGGCGAGGAGGCTCTGGCCATCGGCCTCACCTGCGCGCTCGTGGCCCGCGACTTCGCTCACGGCGTGCTCCTCGCGGTGAACCACGGGGGCGACAGCGACAGCACCGGCAGCGTGGCGGGAAATCTCCTCGGTCTGCTCTACGGGGCCTCGGGCATCCCGCCCGCCTGGCGCGCGCGCGTCGAGCTCGGCTCCGTGATCGAGGAGCTGGCCGGCGATCTCCACCGCCACTTCGGCGAGGGCGTGCCCCCCGAGCAAGCGCTCGCCCCGCACGGGCGCGCCGAGGACTGGCTCAAGTTCCCGGGGGAGTGA
- a CDS encoding SUMF1/EgtB/PvdO family nonheme iron enzyme, with amino-acid sequence MRKIALTLSLLGACTAELRGGHDAAPRAEASASPVDATVADRTVVPPVRDLAAPPRDLGVPVDAAPPCTKDCVPMVWIPAGTFLMGATNVPGESRPQHAVTLSRGFWLDKYEVSQKRYKRCLDEGACAKPEGSFDGATERAVYGIPWSVAEAYCRWAGKRLPTEAEWERAGCGDGVRCYPWGGQKQGGSDCTDKPDCAKAAHCLKSQCAGGACYNTPQDVGQFEAAGNRSAFGVVNLAGNVWEWVQDIWTPDFSWCTSGCVDPLPKGSSSQHVMKGGSWVSEEVFLRCAARYHDGAGGFPTIEVGIRCARSP; translated from the coding sequence TTGCGAAAAATAGCGCTCACGCTGAGCCTCCTCGGCGCGTGTACCGCCGAGCTCCGCGGTGGGCACGACGCGGCCCCCCGGGCAGAAGCGAGCGCCTCCCCCGTCGACGCGACGGTCGCCGATCGAACGGTCGTTCCTCCGGTGCGGGACCTCGCCGCGCCCCCCCGCGACCTCGGCGTGCCCGTCGACGCGGCGCCACCGTGCACCAAGGACTGCGTGCCGATGGTCTGGATCCCGGCGGGCACCTTCCTGATGGGCGCCACCAACGTGCCCGGCGAATCCCGCCCGCAACACGCGGTCACCCTCTCGCGCGGCTTCTGGCTCGACAAGTACGAGGTCTCGCAGAAGCGCTACAAGCGCTGCCTGGACGAGGGCGCGTGCGCGAAGCCCGAGGGAAGCTTCGACGGCGCGACCGAGCGCGCGGTCTACGGCATCCCCTGGAGCGTGGCGGAAGCGTACTGCCGCTGGGCCGGCAAGCGCCTGCCCACCGAGGCCGAATGGGAGCGCGCGGGCTGCGGCGACGGCGTGCGCTGCTACCCCTGGGGCGGACAGAAGCAGGGCGGCTCCGACTGCACCGACAAGCCGGACTGCGCGAAGGCCGCGCACTGCCTGAAATCCCAGTGTGCGGGGGGCGCCTGCTACAACACGCCGCAGGACGTGGGGCAGTTCGAGGCGGCAGGGAACCGCTCGGCCTTTGGCGTGGTGAACCTGGCGGGCAACGTGTGGGAGTGGGTGCAGGACATCTGGACGCCGGACTTCTCGTGGTGCACGAGCGGCTGCGTCGATCCGCTGCCCAAGGGGAGCTCCTCGCAGCACGTGATGAAAGGGGGCTCCTGGGTCAGCGAGGAGGTCTTCCTGCGCTGCGCGGCGCGCTACCACGACGGTGCGGGAGGCTTTCCGACCATCGAGGTCGGGATCCGCTGCGCGCGGAGCCCCTGA
- a CDS encoding sigma-70 family RNA polymerase sigma factor: MSDRLAAVINPRLSAHEEKVNGPSRLSEAPPASLLARCQAGDARAFEVLFQQRAPQVYRWAVLLGLRPAEAEDAAQEVLAIAARRIDRCHAEEALTSWLYQTTRRVVANARRLTWWRRWFASPELCDEVAFGHDSPREAGRELEVRRCLAALPPAQAEVLLLMDLEGFTREEAAELLGLRPGTVASRLRLAREAFRARWDLDADGPCTGLSWGKP; encoded by the coding sequence ATGAGCGATCGCCTCGCCGCGGTGATCAATCCCCGCCTCTCCGCACATGAGGAGAAGGTGAACGGACCCTCTCGGCTGTCCGAGGCGCCGCCGGCGAGCCTGCTGGCGCGCTGCCAGGCCGGCGACGCCCGGGCCTTCGAGGTGCTGTTCCAACAGCGCGCGCCCCAGGTCTATCGCTGGGCCGTGCTTCTCGGGCTCCGGCCCGCCGAGGCCGAGGACGCGGCCCAGGAGGTCTTGGCCATCGCCGCTCGCCGCATCGATCGCTGCCACGCCGAGGAGGCGCTCACGAGCTGGCTCTACCAGACCACGCGCCGGGTCGTGGCGAACGCCCGCCGGCTCACCTGGTGGCGCCGCTGGTTCGCGAGCCCCGAGCTCTGCGACGAGGTCGCCTTCGGCCACGACAGCCCGCGCGAGGCCGGTCGCGAGCTGGAGGTGCGGCGCTGCCTGGCCGCCCTGCCGCCCGCGCAGGCCGAGGTGCTCCTGCTCATGGATCTGGAAGGCTTCACCCGCGAGGAAGCGGCCGAGCTCCTCGGGCTCCGGCCGGGCACCGTGGCGAGCCGCCTGCGCCTGGCGCGCGAGGCCTTCAGGGCGCGCTGGGACCTCGACGCCGACGGACCTTGCACGGGCCTTTCGTGGGGGAAGCCATGA
- a CDS encoding ATP-binding cassette domain-containing protein, whose protein sequence is MSRADAGPRRRFLAPEVVQTSAMDCGPAALKCLLDGLGRPVSYGRLREACQTDVDGTSIDTLEEVAQQLGLEAEQVVQPKDHVLSPALSNLPALVVTRLPTGATHFAVAWRRTAGLVQVMDPAVGRRWTSERAFLDELYQHRMPVPEHEWRSWADSDDFLAPLGVRLRALGLDDAVCQRLLAEARADSGWVGLGALDAATRLAADLVETGGLSRDATLAALVEELAAQARAEALGERGTVPDACWSVRPAAPDDDGTPRVSIQGAVLVRVRGVGAPSAASVEEGEGPRPLSPELVAALEEKPPHPLRTLLALVRKDGLLRPAVLAGALVVAASAVVLEALLYRALVDLGWQLGLSGERLVALSALGVFVLLVSGLEVALVAGLLGGGRRLENRLRLAFLDKLARLPHRYFQSRLTSDMAERSHSAWSLRRVPEQGGQALLVLAQLLATTAGISWLDPASATLALLAAAAAVGLPLLFRPAIFERDLRLRTHTGALGRFYLDAMLGLTPVRVHAAESAMRSEHDRLLAEWRRAAFSLLRLLVSVETLQLLAGFGLAGWLLHRHLSQAAQPAAALLLVYWALELPLLGQALALYLRQYAHQRTLTLRLLEPLGAPEDDDAPGAAIAPTPEQSPAPNPAHESQRATGVALQLDRVTVHAGGHVLLEEVSLALVPGEHVAVLGPSGAGKSSLLGLLLGWHRAAAGQVLVDGAPLDGARLRRLRRETAWVDPAVQLWNRSLLDNLRYGLGETAGRPLGDVVEQAELGSVLQTLEDGLGTSLGEGGARVSGGQGQRVRLGRGLLRPAPRLVLLDEAFRGLDREQRRRLLERARRVWAGATLVCVTHDVVETASFPRVLLIDRGRLVEDGAPGVLRSEPESRYAQLLAREERLRTELWGSSDWRRLELVGGRLVERPVAGAPPLEGERAAEERG, encoded by the coding sequence ATGAGTCGCGCCGACGCCGGTCCGCGACGGCGGTTTCTCGCGCCCGAGGTGGTGCAGACCTCCGCCATGGACTGCGGCCCCGCGGCGTTGAAGTGCCTGCTCGACGGCCTCGGCCGGCCGGTGAGCTACGGGCGCCTGCGCGAGGCCTGTCAGACCGACGTAGATGGCACCTCCATCGACACGCTCGAGGAGGTCGCGCAGCAGCTCGGGCTCGAGGCCGAACAGGTCGTGCAGCCCAAGGACCACGTTCTTTCGCCGGCCCTCTCCAACCTGCCGGCGCTCGTCGTCACGCGCTTGCCGACGGGGGCCACGCACTTCGCCGTCGCGTGGCGCCGGACCGCGGGGCTCGTGCAGGTCATGGACCCCGCCGTAGGGCGGCGGTGGACCTCCGAGCGCGCCTTTCTCGACGAGCTCTACCAGCACCGCATGCCGGTCCCCGAGCACGAGTGGCGGAGCTGGGCCGACAGCGACGATTTCCTGGCGCCCCTCGGGGTGCGGTTGCGCGCGCTCGGGCTGGACGACGCCGTCTGCCAGCGCCTGCTCGCGGAGGCCCGCGCCGACAGCGGCTGGGTGGGCCTCGGCGCCCTCGACGCTGCGACGCGGCTGGCGGCAGACCTCGTCGAGACCGGCGGTCTGTCGCGCGACGCCACGCTCGCCGCGCTCGTCGAGGAGCTCGCGGCCCAGGCCCGCGCCGAAGCTCTCGGCGAGCGAGGCACGGTGCCGGACGCCTGCTGGAGCGTGCGGCCCGCCGCGCCGGACGACGACGGCACCCCCCGCGTCTCCATCCAGGGGGCCGTGCTCGTGCGCGTCCGCGGCGTGGGGGCGCCATCCGCCGCGAGCGTCGAGGAGGGTGAGGGACCGCGACCGCTCTCCCCCGAGCTCGTCGCGGCGCTCGAGGAGAAACCGCCGCATCCGCTGCGCACGCTCCTCGCGCTCGTCCGAAAGGACGGTCTGCTGCGCCCCGCGGTCCTCGCGGGCGCGCTCGTCGTGGCCGCGAGCGCGGTGGTGCTGGAGGCGCTGCTCTACCGCGCGCTGGTGGACCTCGGCTGGCAGCTCGGTCTTTCGGGCGAGCGGCTGGTGGCGCTCTCCGCGCTCGGGGTCTTCGTGCTCCTCGTGAGCGGCCTCGAGGTCGCCCTGGTCGCGGGACTCCTCGGCGGGGGACGCCGCCTCGAGAACCGCCTGCGGCTGGCCTTCCTCGACAAGCTCGCCCGCCTGCCGCACCGCTACTTCCAGAGCCGCCTCACCTCGGACATGGCCGAGCGCAGCCATTCGGCCTGGTCCCTGCGCCGCGTGCCGGAGCAGGGAGGGCAGGCGCTCCTCGTCCTGGCGCAGCTTCTCGCCACGACCGCCGGGATCTCCTGGCTCGATCCGGCGAGCGCCACGCTGGCGCTCCTCGCCGCGGCCGCCGCCGTGGGTCTGCCGCTCCTCTTCCGGCCCGCCATCTTCGAACGCGACCTGCGCCTGCGCACGCACACGGGCGCGCTCGGCCGCTTCTACCTGGACGCCATGCTCGGCCTCACGCCCGTGCGGGTGCACGCGGCCGAGTCCGCGATGCGGAGCGAACACGACCGCCTCCTCGCCGAGTGGCGGCGCGCCGCCTTCTCGCTCCTGCGCCTGCTCGTCTCCGTCGAGACGCTGCAGCTCCTCGCCGGCTTCGGTCTCGCGGGCTGGCTGCTCCACCGGCACCTCTCGCAGGCGGCACAGCCGGCCGCCGCGCTCCTCCTCGTTTACTGGGCGCTCGAGCTCCCGCTGCTCGGACAGGCGCTGGCGCTCTACCTCCGGCAGTACGCCCACCAGCGCACGCTGACCCTGCGGCTGCTCGAACCGCTCGGAGCGCCGGAGGACGACGACGCCCCCGGCGCGGCCATCGCGCCCACGCCGGAGCAGAGCCCGGCGCCGAACCCAGCGCACGAGAGCCAGCGGGCCACGGGCGTCGCGCTGCAGCTCGACCGGGTCACGGTGCACGCCGGAGGTCACGTCCTCCTCGAAGAGGTCTCGCTCGCGCTGGTCCCCGGAGAGCACGTGGCCGTCCTCGGCCCGTCGGGGGCGGGGAAGTCGAGCCTCCTCGGGCTGCTCCTCGGCTGGCACCGGGCCGCGGCCGGGCAGGTCCTGGTCGACGGCGCGCCGCTCGACGGAGCGCGACTTCGGAGGTTGCGCCGCGAGACGGCCTGGGTCGACCCCGCGGTCCAGCTCTGGAACCGCTCGCTCCTCGATAATCTGCGCTACGGCCTCGGGGAGACCGCCGGCCGTCCGCTCGGGGACGTGGTGGAACAGGCCGAGCTCGGCAGCGTGCTGCAGACGCTCGAGGATGGTCTCGGCACCTCGCTCGGCGAAGGGGGCGCGCGCGTCTCGGGGGGACAGGGACAGCGGGTGCGCCTCGGGCGTGGCCTGCTGCGCCCCGCTCCGCGGCTGGTGCTCCTCGACGAGGCCTTTCGCGGGCTCGACCGGGAGCAGCGCCGCCGGCTCCTCGAACGCGCCCGGCGGGTGTGGGCCGGCGCGACGCTCGTCTGCGTGACCCACGACGTGGTCGAGACGGCGAGCTTTCCGCGCGTGCTGCTGATCGACAGGGGCCGCCTGGTGGAGGACGGCGCGCCGGGCGTCCTCCGGAGCGAGCCGGAATCGCGGTACGCGCAGCTCCTCGCGCGGGAGGAGCGGCTGCGCACCGAGCTCTGGGGGAGCTCCGACTGGCGGCGGCTCGAGCTCGTCGGGGGCCGGCTCGTCGAGCGACCCGTCGCGGGAGCACCTCCGCTCGAAGGAGAGCGCGCCGCGGAGGAGCGGGGATGA